A single Phalacrocorax aristotelis chromosome 18, bGulAri2.1, whole genome shotgun sequence DNA region contains:
- the VEZF1 gene encoding vascular endothelial zinc finger 1 isoform X1, with the protein MEANWTAFLFQAHEASHHQQQAAQNSLLPLLSSAVEPPDQKPILPLPITQKPQPAPETLKDAIVGIKKEKPKTSFVCTYCSKAFRDSYHLRRHESCHTGIKLVSRPKKTPTTMVPLISTIAGDNSRSSLVSTIAGILSTVTTSSSATNPSSSAGATAMAVTQTVKKPSKPVKKNHACEMCGKAFRDVYHLNRHKLSHSDEKPFECPICNQRFKRKDRMTYHVRSHEGGITKPYTCGVCGKGFSRPDHLSCHVKHVHSTERPFKCQTCTAAFATKDRLRTHMVRHEGKVSCNICGKLLSAAYITSHLKTHGQSQSINCNTCKQGINKTCMSEETSNQKQQQQQQQQQQQQQQQQQQQQQQQQQQQQQQQQQQQHVTSWPGKQVETLRLWEEAVKARKKECQFTFEKAIEYVPFEAANLCQTSTAATTPVTLTTPFNITSSVASGTITNPVTVAAAMSMRSPVNVSSAVNISSPMNLGHPVTITSPLSMTSPLTLTTPVNLPTPVTAPVNIAHPVTITSPMNLPTPMTLAGPLNIAMRPVESMPFLPQALPTSPPW; encoded by the exons GCACACGAAGCCTCACATCACCAACAGCAGGCAGCACAGAACAGTTTGTTGCCTctcctgagctctgctgttgagCCACCCGATCAGAAGCCGATTCTGCCCTTACCAATAACGCAGAAACCTCAGCCTGCACCAGAAACATTAAAGGATGCTATTGTTgggattaaaaaggaaaaacctaaAACCTCCTTTGTGTGCACTTACTGCAGCAAAGCTTTCAGGGACAGCTACCATTTGAGGCGTCACGAGTCCTGCCACACAGGGATAAAGTTAGTGTCACGGCCAAAGAAAACTCCCACCACAATGGTGCCCCTTATCTCAACCATCGCTGGTGACAACAGCCGAAGTTCATTGGTTTCAACTATCGCAGGCATCCTGTCCACAGTCACTACGTCTTCCTCTGCCACCAACCCCAGCAGTAGTGCCGGCGCAACGGCTATGGCAGTGACTCAGACGGTGAAGAAGCCCAGCAAACCCGTTAAGAAGAACCACGCTTGTGAGATGTGTGGAAAGGCCTTCAGGGATGTCTACCACCTCAACCGGCACAAGCTGTCCCACTCAGATGAAAAGCCCTTTGAATGTCCAATTTGCAATCAGCGCTTCAAGAGAAAGGATCGCATGACCTACCACGTGAGGTCTCACGAAGGTGGCATCACGAAACCATACACCTGTGGTGTTTGTGGAAAAGGCTTCTCGAG GCCTGATCATTTAAGCTGTCACGTTAAACATGTTCACTCAACAGAGAGACCCTTCAAATGCCAA ACGTGCACTGCTGCCTTTGCCACCAAAGACAGACTGCGGACACACATGGTGCGCCATGAAGGAAAGGTATCGTGTAATATCTGTGGTAAACTTCTGAGTGCAGCATATATCACCAGCCACTTAAAGACACACGGGCAGAGCCAAAGTATCAACTGTAATACCTGTAAACAAGGCATCAATAAAA CATGCATGAGTGAAGAGACCAGcaatcagaagcagcagcagcaacaacagcagcagcagcagcagcagcaacagcagcagcagcagcagcagcaacaacaacagcaacaacaacagcaacaacagcagcagcagcaacatgtAACAAGTTGGCCTGGAAAGCAGGTAGAGACCCTGAGGTTATGGGAAGAGGCCGTCAAAGCGAGgaagaaag AATGTCAGTTCACCTTTGAGAAGGCTATAGAGTACGTACCATTCG AAGCTGCTAACTTGTGCCAAACCTCCACTGCTGCTACTACGCCTGTGACTCTTACTACTCCATTCAATATAACGTCCTCTGTGGCTTCTGGGACTATCACAAACCCAGTCACAGTGGCAGCTGCAATGAGCATGAGAAGTCCAGTAAATGTATCAAGTGCAGTTAATATATCCAGTCCGATGAACCTAGGGCATCCTGTAACTATAACAAGTCCATTATCCATGACATCTCCATTAACGCTCACCACACCAGTCAATTTACCTACCCCAGTAACCGCTCCAGTGAATATAGCGCATCCAGTCACTATAACATCTCCCATGAACCTCCCCACACCAATGACGTTAGCTGGTCCGTTAAATATAGCAATGAGACCAGTAGAGAGCATGCCTTTCCTGCCCCAGGCCTTGCCCACGTCTCCTCCCTGGTAA
- the VEZF1 gene encoding vascular endothelial zinc finger 1 isoform X2, whose translation MEANWTAFLFQAHEASHHQQQAAQNSLLPLLSSAVEPPDQKPILPLPITQKPQPAPETLKDAIVGIKKEKPKTSFVCTYCSKAFRDSYHLRRHESCHTGIKLVSRPKKTPTTMVPLISTIAGDNSRSSLVSTIAGILSTVTTSSSATNPSSSAGATAMAVTQTVKKPSKPVKKNHACEMCGKAFRDVYHLNRHKLSHSDEKPFECPICNQRFKRKDRMTYHVRSHEGGITKPYTCGVCGKGFSRPDHLSCHVKHVHSTERPFKCQTCTAAFATKDRLRTHMVRHEGKVSCNICGKLLSAAYITSHLKTHGQSQSINCNTCKQGINKTCMSEETSNQKQQQQQQQQQQQQQQQQQQQQQQQQQQQQQQQQQQQHVTSWPGKQVETLRLWEEAVKARKKEAANLCQTSTAATTPVTLTTPFNITSSVASGTITNPVTVAAAMSMRSPVNVSSAVNISSPMNLGHPVTITSPLSMTSPLTLTTPVNLPTPVTAPVNIAHPVTITSPMNLPTPMTLAGPLNIAMRPVESMPFLPQALPTSPPW comes from the exons GCACACGAAGCCTCACATCACCAACAGCAGGCAGCACAGAACAGTTTGTTGCCTctcctgagctctgctgttgagCCACCCGATCAGAAGCCGATTCTGCCCTTACCAATAACGCAGAAACCTCAGCCTGCACCAGAAACATTAAAGGATGCTATTGTTgggattaaaaaggaaaaacctaaAACCTCCTTTGTGTGCACTTACTGCAGCAAAGCTTTCAGGGACAGCTACCATTTGAGGCGTCACGAGTCCTGCCACACAGGGATAAAGTTAGTGTCACGGCCAAAGAAAACTCCCACCACAATGGTGCCCCTTATCTCAACCATCGCTGGTGACAACAGCCGAAGTTCATTGGTTTCAACTATCGCAGGCATCCTGTCCACAGTCACTACGTCTTCCTCTGCCACCAACCCCAGCAGTAGTGCCGGCGCAACGGCTATGGCAGTGACTCAGACGGTGAAGAAGCCCAGCAAACCCGTTAAGAAGAACCACGCTTGTGAGATGTGTGGAAAGGCCTTCAGGGATGTCTACCACCTCAACCGGCACAAGCTGTCCCACTCAGATGAAAAGCCCTTTGAATGTCCAATTTGCAATCAGCGCTTCAAGAGAAAGGATCGCATGACCTACCACGTGAGGTCTCACGAAGGTGGCATCACGAAACCATACACCTGTGGTGTTTGTGGAAAAGGCTTCTCGAG GCCTGATCATTTAAGCTGTCACGTTAAACATGTTCACTCAACAGAGAGACCCTTCAAATGCCAA ACGTGCACTGCTGCCTTTGCCACCAAAGACAGACTGCGGACACACATGGTGCGCCATGAAGGAAAGGTATCGTGTAATATCTGTGGTAAACTTCTGAGTGCAGCATATATCACCAGCCACTTAAAGACACACGGGCAGAGCCAAAGTATCAACTGTAATACCTGTAAACAAGGCATCAATAAAA CATGCATGAGTGAAGAGACCAGcaatcagaagcagcagcagcaacaacagcagcagcagcagcagcagcaacagcagcagcagcagcagcagcaacaacaacagcaacaacaacagcaacaacagcagcagcagcaacatgtAACAAGTTGGCCTGGAAAGCAGGTAGAGACCCTGAGGTTATGGGAAGAGGCCGTCAAAGCGAGgaagaaag AAGCTGCTAACTTGTGCCAAACCTCCACTGCTGCTACTACGCCTGTGACTCTTACTACTCCATTCAATATAACGTCCTCTGTGGCTTCTGGGACTATCACAAACCCAGTCACAGTGGCAGCTGCAATGAGCATGAGAAGTCCAGTAAATGTATCAAGTGCAGTTAATATATCCAGTCCGATGAACCTAGGGCATCCTGTAACTATAACAAGTCCATTATCCATGACATCTCCATTAACGCTCACCACACCAGTCAATTTACCTACCCCAGTAACCGCTCCAGTGAATATAGCGCATCCAGTCACTATAACATCTCCCATGAACCTCCCCACACCAATGACGTTAGCTGGTCCGTTAAATATAGCAATGAGACCAGTAGAGAGCATGCCTTTCCTGCCCCAGGCCTTGCCCACGTCTCCTCCCTGGTAA